From the Anguilla rostrata isolate EN2019 unplaced genomic scaffold, ASM1855537v3 scaf0064, whole genome shotgun sequence genome, the window ATCTGCGGCTCGTGGGGGAGACTACGTCGGGGTTCATCCCATGGGATTCATGTGGGCTATGAAACCTCAGACAGAGCTGGGAAGGTTGTTCAGAAAAGATGTGACTTCACCCTTCAAAGTGCACCTTTCCGTGCACGAGAAAACAGCCTCCGGTAGCGAAGAGCCGATGATAGCTTCTTGCATTCACGAGCGAGGGTTCATTGGGGACGGGGTGCAAAAGATCCCGGTGAGAGAGGGACGGATTCGAGCAACTCTATTTCTACCGCCCGGTAAGTGTGAGAAAGGGGGTAGGCTAGTGTTTTGAAAACTTTCTACTTAAGTTAAGAACGTACGTACACATGTTACGTTGCAAACATAAATCTATACATATTAACTATATACCCAAACATATGATCTATAAAAGTATACATATAAACAAACGTTTCGTGGTTGCAAATAACTTGGCTGACATTGGCTAATTCCAAGTTGCGGGTCGCACTCAAAGTACGTCACACTTGCGACGTCAAACTATAAACAAACAGACGTCGACGTCACAGATCTTCTGTGATACCcgtgcatatttaactagacaggcaaGCACGCCTTCTGCGAGCCTGAGCTTGCGACGACCCGCAAGTAACCCTGTGCTGCGCATGTTCAGTGCAGAACATTGGAGCTCCCATCGAAGTGAATGGGGAATGTCAGACTTCTGAAAGCAACCTAGAACTTCCTCGATAGTATTTTGAAAACAGATTAACGATCGTTACACTTAATATGAGAAGCAGattgtgaaaatatgtaataaaatgtgtacaaataaaatgtgtacatttttaataaatatttccccaaaacgTCTGGACCAAAACGACCATTGTTTTGAAAACTGCAACTCCTGTTGAAATGTATGATCACAGAAATTGACagatgaggtttttttttttggttgttaggtcaccttggttttctacattgaaCTCAGTGGAGGGCAAACTCTTGACCCATAGAGGAAGTTCCCCATTCTTTCATGATTTCATGGAGACGTGCACTCTGCTAATTTGTGAAAATAGATGTCATTCTTACATAACTCCTTcatgttaaaatgataaatcaaaggcatgctatgcagaatattatatatttagaaTATATACAAGTGCTACGGCGTATCTACGGTATATAAATGCTTTACGTACTTTCGCCAAATTCATTCATGCACCTTTACCGgtgtttgttattctaaaatgtgtttggggcATATCTGGGaatggcactcttttctgtgtggggaggggcaggcGGGGCTACACaccctgtggtttgggatcagatttcagtgGAGTGGTTGTTGCTATTCCAAACTTTTGGAATGAATTTGGAATActtgtgtgtggtgatgtgagtgtgtgtgtgtatgcatgtgtatagtgagtgtgtgtgcggtgatgtgtgtgtgtgagagagagagtgtgtgtgtgtgtgtatatgtgtatagtgagtgagtgtgtgtgtgtgtgtatgcatgtgtatagtgagtgtgcgtgtggtgatgtgtgtgtgtgagagagagagtgtgtgtgtgtgtgcacacgtgtatagtgagtgcgtgtgtgtgtgtatgcatgtgtatagtgagtgtgtgtgtggtgatgtgtgtgtgtgtgagagagagagtgtgtgtgtgtatatgtgtatagtgagtgagtgtgtgtgtgtgtatgcatgtgtatagtgagtgtgcgtgtggtgatgtgtgtgtgtgtgagagagtgtgtgtgtgtgtgtgcacgtgtatagtgagtgcgtgtgtgtgtgtatgcatgtgtatagggagtgcgtgtgtggtgatgtgtgtgtgtgtgagagagagagtgtgtgtgtgtgtgtatatgtgtatagtgagtgagtgtgtgtgtgtatgcatgtgtataatgagtgtgcgtgtggtgatgtgtgtgtgtgtgtgtgtatatgtgtatagtgagtgagtgtgtgtgtatgcatgtgtatagtgagtgtgcgtgtggtgatgtgtgtgtgtgtgagagagagagagagagagtgtgtgtgtgtgcacacgtgtatagtgagtgca encodes:
- the LOC135246211 gene encoding acyl-coenzyme A thioesterase 3-like, with translation MLMFVGFKMAFAVRKPGSACFTHAARRFVNTSNGLTSTPVKFNIKPDKKCLFDTPVHIKVEGLRPKQQVIFRATLTDEKQDKFVSSAHFEADTGGVLDLSKSAARGGDYVGVHPMGFMWAMKPQTELGRLFRKDVTSPFKVHLSVHEKTASGSEEPMIASCIHERGFIGDGVQKIPVREGRIRATLFLPPGKCEKGGRLVF